The segment CATCGGTAAAGGTGCGGACGTAGTAGATAGACTTGATACCTTTGTTGAAGGCGTAGTTACGGAGGATAGAGAGGTCACGGGTAGTTTGTTTGTTCTCTGTTTTCCATTCGTAGAGTTCTTTTGGAAGCTCACTGCGGAGGAAAAGGGTGAGGGACAAACCTTGGTCAACGTGCTCTGTTGCGGCAGCATAGACATCGATAACCTTGCGCATATCCATATCGTAGGCAGACTTGTAGAATGGAATAGTTTCAGTTGCCAAACCAGCTGCTGGATAGTAGATTTTACCGATTTTCTTCTCTTGGCGTTCTTCAATCCGTTGTGTGATTGGGTGAATTGAAGCAGAAACGTCGTTGATGTAGCTGATAGAACCGTTTGGTGCAACAGCTAGACGGTTTTGATGATAGAGACCATCTGCCATTACTTTTTCACGAAGCTCCGCCCAATCTTGTCCACTTGGAATGAAAATACCTTCAAAGAGTTCTTTGACACGGTCAGATTGTGGTTGGTAATTACCAGTCACGTATTTATCGAAATAAGTGCCGTCTGCGTATTTTGATTTTTCAAAGTTATGGAAAGTAGCCTTGCGTTCGCGGGCAATGTTGTTTGATTCTACCAAAGTCCAGTAGTTGAGGAGCATGAAGTAGATGTTGGTAAATTCTACGGCTGTTTTTGATCCGTAATCGATTAAGTTTTGGGCTAGATAAGAGTGAAGTCCCATGGCACCAAGACCGATAGAATGAGCTTGCTCGTTACCAGCTTCGATAGACGGTACTGCAGAAATGTGCGAGTGGTCCGTCACATAGGTCAAAGCGCGTGTCATTGTACGAACAGAACGTCCAAAATCAGGCGATTTCATCAAGTTGACGATGTTGGTCGAACCAAGGTTACATGACACGTCTGTTCCCATAGTCAAGTATTCCTGAGAATCATTGATGACGCTTGGAGTTTGTACTTGAAGAATTTCTGAACAGAGGTTTGACATGATAATCTTGCCGTCAACAGGGTTGCTACGGTTGGCTGTATCGATGTTGATAACGTATGGATATCCAGACTCTTGTTGGAGTTTGGATATTTCTGTTTCCAAGTCACGTGCCTTGATTTTTGTCTTACGAATGCGTGGGTTTGCTACCAACTCGTCGTATTTTTCTGTGATGTCAAGGTAGCTGTAAGGGACACCGTACTCTAATTCCACAGAGTAAGGGCTGAAGAGGTACATGTCTTCATTTTTACGGGCCAATTCGTAGAATTTATCAGGAACGGTGATACCGAGTGATAAGGTCTTCACACGAACTTTCTCATCGGCATTTTCTTTCTTAGTCGAAAGGAAGGAAATAATATCTGGGTGGAAAACATCAAGATAAACGACACCAGCCCCTTGGCGTTGCCCAAGCTGGTTAGAATAGGAGAAGCTGTCTTCGAAGAGTTTCATAACAGGAACGACACCAGATGCTGCTCCCTCGTAGCCCTTGATTGGTGCACCTGCCTCACGCAAGTTGCTGAGGGAGATACCGACACCACCACCGATACGGGACAATTGCAGAGCAGAGTTGATAGAACGTCCAATAGAGTTCATATCGTCTGTGACCTGGATGAGGAAACAAGACACCAACTCACCACGACGGGCACGGCCTGCGTTGAGGAAGGAAGGAGTAGCAGGCTGGTAACGCAAATGAATCATTTCGTTGGCCAAATTCAAGGCTAATTCTTCGTCGCCCTCAGCAAAATACAAGGCGTTGAAGAGAACACGGTCTTCCATGCTTTCCAAGTAGTAGGCACCGTCGTTGGTTTTGAGGGCATACTGGTTGTAAAACTTGTAGGCTGCCATGAAAGACTTGAAGCGGAAATTTTGGTCTTTCAAGAATTGATCAATTTTGATGATAAATTCTGGATTGTATTGGTCCAAAAACTCTTTTTCGAGGTAATTTTCTTCTAATAGATAAGCAATCTTGTCTAAAATACTATCAAATTGCTTGGTATTTGGAAGGACATTTTCCTTGAAGAAAGCCTTGACAGCCTCTTTGTCCTTGTGGAGAGGGATTTGTCCGTTGACAGGACGGTTGATTTCGTTATTCAAACGGAAGTAGGACACATCGCCTAATTCTTTCAAACTCATAGTCGCAATCTCTTTCTATAAACAGTAGGGAGTTAAACCAAGGCTTTTAGTTTTCCTGGTTGAAAACCTGAGAAAACATCATTTGCAGTTTCGATAACAGGTGCGGCTGAGAAACCAAGGCTTTTCACATGTTCGATGTATTCTGGTTGTTCGTCTAAGTTGATTTCAGTATAGGCTACATTGTGTTGGTCAAGAAATTTCTTGCTCATCTTGCATTGTACACAATCGTTTTTCGAATAAATAGTAACCATTCTATTTCTCCTTTATTGATTAAATTCACCAATCTAGGATACTAGATTTTGGGGTCAAAGTCAAGAAGGAAGTTTATTTAAAATCACAAAATATAGTGCACAATATTTTTATAAGACACCATATATTGTACATCCGTCCAATGCTGCTAAGTCGAAAATAGCGTTTACATAGCTGTTTCTATTTAGTTTGATAACCCTAACAATCTCTCGGTAAAGTATAAATCAGCTTTTTTACAAATGTCGTAATATTTTTAAGGAAATATATGATGTTACAAAATATAACATTTATAGTTATACATGTATTGAATATATATTACCTTTTGTGCTATACTATTCAATAATGCCGAAAGAGGTTATAAAATATGGAAAAATCACATAGAAAACGCTTGTTTCATAAAGGGAAAGAATATTCATATTATGCATTGGATTCGATTTCAATGGAAGAAAAAATGGATATTCAATCACTTCCCTATACTATTCGTATTTTATTAGAGAGTCTTTTAAGAAAAGAAGATGGTATAGATGTTACAAAAAATCACATAATGGAGTTGCTTCATTATCAGGCTGCATCTCCTAAAGGAGAAATTCCTTTTAAACCTAGTCGTGTTATTTTGCAAGATTTTACAGGTGTTCCTGTTGTGGTAGATTTAGCCTCCATGCGTGATGCGGTGGTGAAAGCAGGTGGAAAACCTGAATTGATTAACCCGGAAATTCCAGTGGATTTAGTCATCGACCACTCTGTTCAAGTTGATTTTTTTGGGACTGAAGATGCTCTGGAGAAAAATATTGCCTTAGAGTTCGAAAGAAATAATGAGCGCTATGAATTTCTGAAATGGGCAGAGAATTCCTTTGAAAATTATCGCGCTGTGCCTCCAGCAACAGGAATTATCCATCAGGTAAACATTGAATTTCTAAGCGATGTTATTATCAACAACGATGGCTTGCTTTATCCAGATTCTATGTTTGGTACAGACAGTCATACGACCATGATTAACGGTATTGGTGTACTTGGTTGGGGTGTAGGTGGCATTGAGGCGGAAGCTGCAATGTTGGGTGAAGCATCCTATTTTCCCGTTCCTGAGGTGATTGGTGTTCGCCTAGCTGGGCAATTGCCTAAGGTTGCCACTGCAACGGATTTGGCGCTTAAGGTCACTCAACTTCTACGTCAGGAAAATGTAGTTGGGAAGTTTGTCGAATTTTTTGGACCAGGTTTAGCTTCTCTTACATTAGCGGATCGAGCAACTGTTTCCAATATGGCTCCAGAATACGGTGCGACCTGTGGCTATTTCCCGATTGATGGAGAAACTTTACATTATATGAGATTGACCAACCGTTCGGAGGAGCACGTAGAGTTGACAGAAGCCTATGCTAAGGCTAATTATTTATTCTATGATGCTGAACGTTTTCCGTCTTATAGCAAGGTTTTAGAATTGGATTTATCAACAGTAGTCCCATCTATTTCTGGTCCTAAAAGACCACAGGATTTGATAGAATTAACAGATGCAAAAGCAGAGTTTCAGGCTAGTTTAATACGTGAAGTAGGTGTGCGTGGATTTGGTTTGGAGGAAGCAGAGTTAGATAAAACAGCCACGGTTAAGTATGTTGAAGGAGATGAGCAAATTCAAACAGGTCATGTTGCTATTGCGGCGATTACCTCGTGTACAAATACCTCCAATCCGTATGTCCTTTTGGCGGCAGGATTACTGGCAAAAAATGCGGTAGAAAAAGGTTTGGCAGTTTCTAAGACGGTCAAGACGTCATTGGCACCAGGCTCAAAAGTAGTGACTGGCTATTTAAAAAAATCAGGTTTGCAGACCTATCTAGATGCCTTAGGGTTCAATTTGGTTGGTTATGGTTGTACAACTTGTATCGGTAACTCAGGTGATCTGCGTCCTGAAGTAGCGGATGCGATTAAGGAAGAAGATTTATTGGTTTCTGCGGTATTGTCTGGAAATCGTAACTTTGAAGGACGGATTAATCCATTGGTAAAAGCTAATTTCTTAGCGAGCCCACCGCTTGTTGTTGCCTATGCTATTGCGGGAAATATGAATGTAGATTTAACAAGGGATCCGCTGGGGTATGATGAGAAGCAACAAGCTGTCTACCTTGCGGACATTATGCCAAGTCGCGAGGAGGTAGATGACTACATTGAGCGTTATGTGACTCGTGACCTTTATAAGGAAGAATACCAACAGGTATTTACAGATAGTCAGGCTTGGAATGCGATTGAAACAAAGACAGAGAAGAATTACAATTGGAATTCATCTTCAACCTATATTCAAAATCCTCCCTATTTTGACAATATCCAGGCAGATTTATCCATAAAACCACTGGAAAATTTATCTGTTTTGGCTAAATTTGGCGATACCGTAACGACAGATCATATTTCTCCGGCAGGGAATATTGCACGATTGAGTCCAGCCGCTCGTTATCTCGAAGAGAATGGCATTGTTTATAAGGATTTTAATTCTTATGGAAGTCGTCGTGGAAATCACGAAGTCATGATGCGTGGGACTTTTGCAAATATTCGTATAAAGAATGAGCTGGCAGCTGGAAAAATTGGTGGTTGGACAAGAGTTGGCGATGAGATTCTTCCAATCTATGATGCAGCCATGAGATATAAGGAAGCTGGTGTCGGTAGTATTGTTATTGCTGGTAAAGACTATGGGATGGGGTCAAGCCGTGATTGGGCAGCCAAAGGTTCAAGTTTACTTGGTGTGAAGGCCGTTCTTGCTGAGTCATTTGAGCGGATTCACCGTTCAAACTTAGTGATGATGGGTGTTCTTCCGTTACAATTTTTAGAAGGTCAGTCGGCAGAAAGTCTTGGCTTGACTGGACATGAAAGCTATACAATCGACTTGCCAGAAGATGTCGGTGTTGGTCAAATTGTAACAGTCCATGCGCAAACAGACGATGTTACAAAGGAGTTTCAAGCTCTGGTGCGGTTTGATGCAGAAGCGGATATTCGTTATTATCGCCACGGAGGTATTTTACCTATGGTAGTAAGAAAGAAACTAGGAGGAAAGGTATGACAGAAACGAATGGGTTAAAAGATGCGATTGCCTGTGATACGCGAATCAGTGCAATTGAAAATGACCGCTTGTCCTATGCAGGGTATGACATTGCTGAATTGATGGAGAATAACGCTTCTTTTGAGGAAGTCATCTATCTTCTGTGGAACCTGCATTTGCCAACTCAGATTGAATTAAATTATTTTGAGAAAAGCCTGCGAAAAGAATATGCGATTTCAGATGCGGTAGAGCAATGTATTCTGATTCAATCACGGCGACATTTGCATCCTATGAGCGTGTTGCGTTCGACAGTATCTCTCCTTGGAGTATATAATGTACACGCTGAAGAGAATTCGTTAGAAGCTTTGTATGAACAATCTATTCAGATTATGGCCAAGGTTCCGACGATTATTGCAACATTTGCTCGTTTGAGACGTGGATTGGTTCCAATTGAACTGCGGTCTGATCTGGGTTTTGCGGCGAATTTTCTTTATATGCTGAATGGTGAGGAGCCGAGTGATTTGCAAATCAAAGCATTTAACAAAGCTTTGGTGCTTCATGCTGATCATGAATTGAATGCGTCTACTTTTGCTGCGCGTGTCACGGCATCAACGTTAACGGATTTATATTCTTGTGTTACCACGGCAATTGGGACTCTGAAAGGCTCATTGCATGGTGGTGCAAATGAACGAGTGTTTGACATGTTGCTGGCTATTCGCGAGAGTGGTGATACCGAGAGATATTTGCAGAAGAAGCTGGATTCGAAGGAAAAAATTATGGGATTTGGCCATCGAGTCTATAAAACGGTTGATCCTCGTCAAGAGTATTTGAAGGAGATGGCGCGTGATTTGACATTCGGAACAGACGATGAAGCGTTTTATAGATTGTCAGAGGAAGTAGAGAGCTTTATTAAAAACAAAAAAGGTTTAATTCCAAACGTAGATTTTTATTCGGCGACAGTTTACCATGTGCTAGGTATTGATAGTGATATTTTTACATTGATTTTTGCAATGAGCCGTATGGCGGGGTGGATTGCACATGTCCAGGAACAACGGAAAAATAATAAATTGATTCGTCCGCGCTCTTCCTACTTAGGCGGTAGGAATTTGGTTTACATCCCGATTGGAAAGAG is part of the Streptococcus suis genome and harbors:
- the nrdE gene encoding class 1b ribonucleoside-diphosphate reductase subunit alpha — encoded protein: MSLKELGDVSYFRLNNEINRPVNGQIPLHKDKEAVKAFFKENVLPNTKQFDSILDKIAYLLEENYLEKEFLDQYNPEFIIKIDQFLKDQNFRFKSFMAAYKFYNQYALKTNDGAYYLESMEDRVLFNALYFAEGDEELALNLANEMIHLRYQPATPSFLNAGRARRGELVSCFLIQVTDDMNSIGRSINSALQLSRIGGGVGISLSNLREAGAPIKGYEGAASGVVPVMKLFEDSFSYSNQLGQRQGAGVVYLDVFHPDIISFLSTKKENADEKVRVKTLSLGITVPDKFYELARKNEDMYLFSPYSVELEYGVPYSYLDITEKYDELVANPRIRKTKIKARDLETEISKLQQESGYPYVINIDTANRSNPVDGKIIMSNLCSEILQVQTPSVINDSQEYLTMGTDVSCNLGSTNIVNLMKSPDFGRSVRTMTRALTYVTDHSHISAVPSIEAGNEQAHSIGLGAMGLHSYLAQNLIDYGSKTAVEFTNIYFMLLNYWTLVESNNIARERKATFHNFEKSKYADGTYFDKYVTGNYQPQSDRVKELFEGIFIPSGQDWAELREKVMADGLYHQNRLAVAPNGSISYINDVSASIHPITQRIEERQEKKIGKIYYPAAGLATETIPFYKSAYDMDMRKVIDVYAAATEHVDQGLSLTLFLRSELPKELYEWKTENKQTTRDLSILRNYAFNKGIKSIYYVRTFTDDGEEVGANQCESCVI
- the nrdH gene encoding glutaredoxin-like protein NrdH, which encodes MVTIYSKNDCVQCKMSKKFLDQHNVAYTEINLDEQPEYIEHVKSLGFSAAPVIETANDVFSGFQPGKLKALV
- the acnA gene encoding aconitate hydratase AcnA, with the protein product MEKSHRKRLFHKGKEYSYYALDSISMEEKMDIQSLPYTIRILLESLLRKEDGIDVTKNHIMELLHYQAASPKGEIPFKPSRVILQDFTGVPVVVDLASMRDAVVKAGGKPELINPEIPVDLVIDHSVQVDFFGTEDALEKNIALEFERNNERYEFLKWAENSFENYRAVPPATGIIHQVNIEFLSDVIINNDGLLYPDSMFGTDSHTTMINGIGVLGWGVGGIEAEAAMLGEASYFPVPEVIGVRLAGQLPKVATATDLALKVTQLLRQENVVGKFVEFFGPGLASLTLADRATVSNMAPEYGATCGYFPIDGETLHYMRLTNRSEEHVELTEAYAKANYLFYDAERFPSYSKVLELDLSTVVPSISGPKRPQDLIELTDAKAEFQASLIREVGVRGFGLEEAELDKTATVKYVEGDEQIQTGHVAIAAITSCTNTSNPYVLLAAGLLAKNAVEKGLAVSKTVKTSLAPGSKVVTGYLKKSGLQTYLDALGFNLVGYGCTTCIGNSGDLRPEVADAIKEEDLLVSAVLSGNRNFEGRINPLVKANFLASPPLVVAYAIAGNMNVDLTRDPLGYDEKQQAVYLADIMPSREEVDDYIERYVTRDLYKEEYQQVFTDSQAWNAIETKTEKNYNWNSSSTYIQNPPYFDNIQADLSIKPLENLSVLAKFGDTVTTDHISPAGNIARLSPAARYLEENGIVYKDFNSYGSRRGNHEVMMRGTFANIRIKNELAAGKIGGWTRVGDEILPIYDAAMRYKEAGVGSIVIAGKDYGMGSSRDWAAKGSSLLGVKAVLAESFERIHRSNLVMMGVLPLQFLEGQSAESLGLTGHESYTIDLPEDVGVGQIVTVHAQTDDVTKEFQALVRFDAEADIRYYRHGGILPMVVRKKLGGKV
- a CDS encoding citrate synthase, with amino-acid sequence MTETNGLKDAIACDTRISAIENDRLSYAGYDIAELMENNASFEEVIYLLWNLHLPTQIELNYFEKSLRKEYAISDAVEQCILIQSRRHLHPMSVLRSTVSLLGVYNVHAEENSLEALYEQSIQIMAKVPTIIATFARLRRGLVPIELRSDLGFAANFLYMLNGEEPSDLQIKAFNKALVLHADHELNASTFAARVTASTLTDLYSCVTTAIGTLKGSLHGGANERVFDMLLAIRESGDTERYLQKKLDSKEKIMGFGHRVYKTVDPRQEYLKEMARDLTFGTDDEAFYRLSEEVESFIKNKKGLIPNVDFYSATVYHVLGIDSDIFTLIFAMSRMAGWIAHVQEQRKNNKLIRPRSSYLGGRNLVYIPIGKR